Proteins from a single region of Bogoriella caseilytica:
- a CDS encoding GNAT family N-acetyltransferase, producing the protein MVHYPHWEADVVLRDGTPMHIRPIRPEDSEALQRMHMAQSEQSRYFRYFAPMERLSDRDLHRFTHVDHVDRVALVLTGEDEEIRAVGRFDVVAPGTAEVAFNVADTEQGRGLGSVLLEHLTAAARERGVFTFLADVLPANARMIRVFTDAGYEISQHLEDGVISVSFSTAETERSWRVMAERERHAEALSMKAVLAASSVVVVRLSAGQDGDHGRSLAGAAAAGLLAQAEAGIFTGPIHLVGLPAWHRPTPASVQAESLTELSASHVSAEIAVVAGQPADVVEAVPRLAALGVRAMVVVSDGFGEAGAAGMARQGQLLRAVRAAGIRLVGPASYGVIGAGEAGRYDLTLFDNGAVAEDSVERGIGLFCQSAPGGRMLLTTAARRGLPLASFLSSGLRADVSGNDSMQFWSTHDPTAVGAVYLESIGNPRKFSRIARRLAADKPLVAVVSGQTGQATPPGHAVRTSQQPQSVLTELLRQAGIVRARSLREMLDVAGLLLAQPLPRGPRLAVVSTSGALASQLRDIASAHDLEPAGAPILLGSFATAADYARALEDLGARADWDAVVIAHAPPVGETDPAIARAVATAAARDERPWVMVAPGLHGLDPTLTAEAAMSGERTVPALATIEDAVRSLAGALGHARWRARAEDPFLDLPGIDPAAARGIIADRLQDLSPGGRVTLEDEEAAAVLASYGIAVLRSTVVADAEEAVAAARTCGYPVVLKTVSDALRHRADLGGVRLDLGSDDEVREAFDRLAERSRELLGREVAVAVQPQAPPGVACIIRGSEDDLYGPVVSFGLSGDASELLGDVSYRVPPLTAADVTSMIHSVRAAPRLMGQRGLPRADLDAVADLLSRVSLLTDDLPEIAEVSLNPVIAGPGGAQVAGFTVRIARPARQDAGRRALPSPHHAPA; encoded by the coding sequence ATGGTGCACTACCCCCACTGGGAGGCCGATGTTGTCCTCCGCGATGGGACACCCATGCATATCCGCCCGATCCGGCCCGAGGATTCCGAGGCACTCCAGCGGATGCACATGGCTCAGTCCGAGCAGTCCCGGTACTTCCGGTACTTCGCCCCCATGGAGCGGCTCTCCGACCGCGACCTGCACCGCTTCACCCACGTGGACCATGTGGACCGCGTCGCGCTCGTGCTCACGGGGGAGGACGAGGAGATCCGTGCGGTGGGCCGGTTCGACGTCGTGGCACCGGGCACCGCCGAAGTGGCCTTCAACGTGGCGGACACCGAGCAGGGGCGGGGCCTGGGCTCCGTGCTCCTGGAACACCTCACGGCGGCTGCGCGAGAACGCGGGGTCTTCACCTTCCTCGCGGATGTGCTGCCGGCCAATGCCCGGATGATCCGCGTCTTCACCGACGCGGGCTACGAGATCTCCCAGCATTTGGAGGACGGCGTCATCTCGGTGAGCTTCTCCACTGCGGAGACCGAACGGTCCTGGCGGGTGATGGCCGAGCGGGAGCGGCACGCCGAAGCCCTTTCCATGAAGGCAGTGCTCGCAGCGTCCTCCGTCGTGGTGGTGCGGTTGAGCGCCGGTCAGGACGGCGACCACGGCAGGTCGCTCGCCGGGGCCGCGGCCGCAGGGCTGCTCGCCCAGGCCGAGGCCGGGATCTTCACCGGCCCGATTCATCTGGTGGGTCTGCCGGCATGGCACCGGCCCACACCGGCTTCGGTTCAGGCGGAGTCGCTCACGGAACTCTCCGCCTCGCACGTGAGTGCCGAGATCGCCGTGGTGGCCGGGCAGCCCGCCGATGTGGTCGAGGCGGTGCCCCGCCTGGCGGCCCTGGGCGTGCGCGCGATGGTGGTGGTCTCCGACGGATTCGGTGAGGCGGGCGCTGCGGGCATGGCGCGACAGGGTCAGCTGCTCCGCGCGGTCCGAGCCGCCGGGATCCGCCTGGTCGGTCCAGCCTCCTACGGGGTGATCGGCGCTGGCGAGGCCGGCCGGTATGACCTCACGCTCTTCGACAACGGGGCAGTGGCTGAGGACTCCGTCGAGCGAGGCATCGGGCTGTTCTGCCAGTCTGCCCCCGGGGGGCGCATGCTGCTCACCACGGCCGCGAGGCGCGGCCTTCCCCTGGCCAGCTTCCTTTCCTCCGGGCTGCGAGCCGACGTCTCCGGCAATGACAGCATGCAGTTCTGGTCCACGCACGATCCGACGGCGGTGGGCGCGGTCTACCTGGAGTCGATCGGCAATCCGCGGAAGTTCTCCCGGATTGCGCGCCGGCTGGCGGCCGACAAGCCACTGGTGGCTGTGGTCTCCGGCCAGACCGGCCAGGCGACCCCTCCTGGGCACGCCGTCCGTACCTCCCAGCAACCCCAGAGCGTCCTCACCGAGTTGCTGCGCCAGGCGGGAATCGTCCGTGCGCGCAGTCTCCGGGAGATGCTCGACGTCGCGGGGCTCTTGCTGGCCCAGCCTCTCCCTCGGGGACCACGGCTGGCCGTCGTCTCCACCTCCGGTGCACTCGCGAGCCAGCTCAGGGACATCGCCTCGGCGCACGATCTGGAGCCGGCGGGTGCGCCGATCCTGCTCGGCTCCTTCGCCACCGCCGCGGACTACGCCCGCGCGCTGGAGGACCTCGGTGCCCGCGCGGACTGGGATGCCGTCGTGATCGCCCACGCCCCGCCGGTGGGCGAGACGGATCCAGCAATCGCGAGAGCCGTGGCCACGGCGGCTGCCAGGGACGAACGCCCGTGGGTGATGGTCGCACCCGGCCTGCACGGCCTCGACCCCACGTTGACGGCGGAAGCGGCGATGAGTGGCGAACGCACGGTCCCGGCACTGGCCACCATCGAGGATGCCGTGCGTTCTCTGGCCGGGGCATTGGGTCATGCGCGTTGGCGCGCCCGGGCGGAGGATCCGTTCCTCGACCTGCCCGGCATCGATCCAGCAGCAGCCCGAGGGATCATCGCAGACCGCCTTCAGGACCTCAGCCCGGGCGGGCGCGTGACGCTCGAAGACGAGGAGGCGGCCGCGGTGTTGGCCAGCTACGGCATCGCAGTGCTTCGCTCGACGGTGGTCGCCGACGCTGAGGAAGCGGTGGCGGCCGCGCGCACCTGCGGCTATCCCGTGGTGCTCAAGACTGTGAGCGATGCGCTCCGCCATCGCGCGGATCTCGGCGGTGTCCGCCTGGACCTGGGAAGCGACGACGAGGTGCGCGAGGCCTTCGATCGCCTGGCCGAACGGAGCCGGGAGTTGCTCGGCCGGGAGGTCGCGGTGGCGGTGCAGCCACAGGCTCCGCCAGGTGTGGCCTGCATCATCCGTGGCAGCGAGGACGATCTCTATGGTCCCGTCGTCTCCTTCGGCCTGTCCGGCGATGCCTCGGAGCTGCTCGGTGACGTCAGCTACCGGGTGCCACCGCTCACCGCAGCAGATGTGACCTCCATGATCCACTCGGTGCGCGCCGCACCACGGCTGATGGGTCAGCGCGGGCTGCCGCGCGCCGACCTCGACGCGGTGGCGGACCTGCTCTCGCGGGTCTCCTTGCTCACTGATGACCTGCCTGAGATCGCCGAGGTCTCCCTCAACCCGGTGATTGCCGGCCCAGGAGGTGCCCAGGTGGCCGGGTTCACGGTGCGCATCGCGCGCCCGGCCCGCCAGGACGCCGGGCGGCGGGCACTGCCGTCCCCGCATCACGCCCCGGCCTGA
- a CDS encoding DUF5998 family protein — MLTDYAKRLRAELDRAGYYPELVAGVLDVAVAEEEVHAFLVHPETTFDHTEVFRHLTAMVLTQSRLIIGHVDDAPGSNPDAPPAALATTEAVGLHHIRSVSLTHGVSDPEQARAARTQELTLSVTWGASQSVDLAPAGCGDPDCEADHGYTGALAPEGVELRVAAPAEGEKALHAAIAFARELSAATARR, encoded by the coding sequence GTGCTGACCGACTACGCCAAACGACTGCGCGCCGAACTCGACCGGGCCGGGTACTACCCGGAGCTGGTCGCTGGGGTGCTGGACGTAGCTGTGGCCGAAGAGGAGGTGCATGCCTTCCTGGTGCACCCGGAGACGACCTTCGACCACACCGAGGTTTTCCGGCATCTGACTGCCATGGTGCTCACGCAGAGCCGCCTGATCATCGGCCATGTGGATGACGCCCCGGGATCGAACCCCGATGCGCCCCCCGCCGCCTTGGCCACCACCGAGGCGGTCGGCTTGCACCACATCCGCTCCGTGAGCCTCACCCACGGCGTGTCCGACCCCGAGCAGGCTCGCGCCGCCCGCACTCAAGAACTCACCCTCTCGGTCACGTGGGGCGCCAGCCAATCCGTGGACCTGGCACCAGCGGGCTGCGGCGATCCCGATTGCGAGGCCGACCATGGCTACACCGGGGCCCTGGCGCCCGAGGGCGTGGAACTGCGCGTGGCGGCTCCGGCGGAGGGCGAGAAGGCCCTCCACGCGGCGATCGCCTTCGCCCGTGAGCTCTCGGCTGCGACCGCGCGGCGCTGA
- a CDS encoding alkaline phosphatase family protein → MSSRLRPRGADVMAPSELPVPHPGRQLRAVLPAALDATGVTTSSADRDSARDRADLGLPEATSVCVVLIDGLGLRQLAERSGHAPFLRSRLPQTQTLSTTTPSTTATALTALGTGELGGATGMLGYSLLDPMSPSHRPSAVSLVGWRDTTLDPRTWQPRPTLAEQLREQRSEGGSMAVAQIGPAKFASSGLTLCAFRGMEYVAAESMSDRVEAAVRVLRGGTRVAYLYWSEVDHVGHAHGWRSTEWGEEVERVDAELAVLARRLPRGTLLLVTADHGMVDAGERIDVAEDPRLTAGVKLVAGEERFAHVYCQAGEAESVTARWRAVLGDRAQVLSRAELGASGLVGSDLSRLSVAGDLVAIPALGWGIVDSRSQPARALAMKGVHGGLSPEELEVPLLAELIS, encoded by the coding sequence GTGAGCTCTCGGCTGCGACCGCGCGGCGCTGACGTGATGGCCCCGAGCGAACTGCCGGTGCCACACCCGGGGCGCCAGCTGCGCGCGGTGCTGCCGGCTGCGCTCGACGCGACCGGAGTCACCACCTCCTCCGCCGACCGCGACTCAGCGCGGGATCGCGCGGATCTGGGCCTGCCGGAAGCCACCTCGGTGTGCGTCGTGCTCATTGACGGACTGGGCCTGCGGCAGCTGGCCGAACGCAGCGGGCACGCGCCTTTCCTGCGTTCTCGCTTGCCACAGACTCAGACCCTGAGCACCACCACTCCCTCGACCACGGCCACCGCCCTGACCGCGCTCGGAACCGGCGAACTCGGTGGCGCCACGGGCATGCTGGGATACAGCCTGCTCGACCCCATGTCACCGTCCCACCGCCCGAGTGCCGTCTCGCTGGTGGGCTGGCGCGATACCACCCTCGACCCTCGTACCTGGCAGCCACGACCGACCCTGGCGGAGCAGCTTCGTGAGCAGCGCAGCGAAGGCGGCTCCATGGCAGTGGCCCAGATCGGACCGGCGAAGTTCGCCTCCTCAGGGCTGACGTTGTGCGCCTTCCGGGGCATGGAGTACGTGGCTGCGGAGTCGATGTCCGATCGCGTGGAGGCAGCCGTCCGGGTGCTTCGTGGTGGCACCAGGGTGGCCTACCTCTATTGGAGCGAAGTGGACCACGTCGGTCATGCGCACGGCTGGCGCTCTACGGAGTGGGGCGAGGAGGTCGAGCGGGTCGACGCCGAACTCGCCGTGCTCGCTCGTCGGCTCCCGCGTGGCACGCTGCTGCTGGTCACTGCAGACCACGGCATGGTCGATGCCGGGGAGCGCATCGACGTGGCCGAGGACCCCAGGCTCACCGCCGGCGTGAAGCTCGTGGCGGGCGAGGAGCGCTTTGCCCACGTCTACTGCCAGGCGGGCGAGGCCGAGTCGGTCACGGCGCGCTGGCGTGCGGTACTGGGCGATCGTGCTCAGGTGCTCTCCCGTGCTGAGCTGGGCGCCTCCGGGTTGGTGGGCTCGGATCTCTCACGGTTGAGCGTCGCCGGTGACCTCGTCGCGATTCCCGCACTCGGCTGGGGCATTGTGGACTCTCGCAGCCAGCCTGCGAGAGCTCTGGCCATGAAGGGCGTCCACGGTGGCCTGAGCCCTGAAGAGCTCGAGGTTCCCCTCCTGGCCGAGCTGATCAGCTGA
- the sepH gene encoding septation protein SepH, translating into MDELTLLGPAGDGEHLTLVDAAGQRYRLAVNGALRSAVRESRPAGGPDDAPTMSPKDIQASLRAGATVEEVSESTGVDDERIRRYLGPVLAEREWVVQQAQSLRVGRDHEAPQLGDLALDRLATRGADIDELSWSATRRAGRPWEVTVRFVAGGKERAATWSVELSSRTLEAIDDEARWLSETDLSAPARPSRFSPAALSPLTPMTAASPGLAAGNAEIPAGQDPQEDEADGGTEALLDDLAAHRGSRQDLQPELELEDEDAPLWGAHPPASQPELARDAHVLTLPKRRKEPAAPEQAQPDTETSPSQPEESLRAEDPTSQESDDDSKPPERRARRRDRRSVPSWDEIVFGARPD; encoded by the coding sequence ATGGATGAGCTGACGCTGCTCGGTCCGGCCGGAGACGGTGAGCACCTCACTCTCGTCGACGCCGCAGGCCAGCGCTACCGCCTCGCCGTCAACGGCGCACTGCGCTCTGCCGTGCGCGAGAGCCGACCGGCCGGCGGTCCGGACGACGCCCCGACGATGAGCCCGAAGGACATCCAGGCATCTCTGCGCGCCGGCGCCACAGTCGAAGAGGTCTCGGAGAGCACCGGCGTCGACGACGAACGCATCCGGCGCTATCTGGGCCCGGTGCTCGCTGAGCGCGAGTGGGTGGTGCAGCAGGCACAGAGTCTGCGTGTGGGCCGGGACCACGAGGCACCCCAACTCGGTGACCTGGCACTGGATCGCCTTGCGACTCGAGGCGCCGATATCGACGAACTCAGCTGGTCGGCCACGCGTCGGGCCGGGCGACCCTGGGAGGTCACGGTTCGCTTCGTGGCCGGCGGCAAGGAACGCGCGGCCACCTGGAGCGTCGAGCTGTCCTCACGCACCCTGGAGGCCATCGACGACGAAGCGCGCTGGCTCTCCGAGACCGATCTGAGCGCCCCGGCGCGCCCCTCGCGCTTCTCCCCGGCAGCGCTCAGTCCCCTCACCCCCATGACCGCAGCCTCTCCCGGCCTCGCCGCTGGGAACGCGGAGATCCCGGCCGGTCAGGACCCGCAGGAGGATGAGGCCGACGGCGGCACCGAGGCGCTTCTCGATGATCTGGCCGCCCATCGCGGCAGCCGGCAGGACCTCCAACCCGAGCTTGAACTCGAGGATGAGGACGCACCACTGTGGGGTGCGCACCCGCCGGCATCGCAACCTGAACTTGCGCGCGACGCCCACGTCCTGACCCTGCCCAAACGGCGGAAGGAACCAGCGGCACCGGAGCAGGCGCAGCCTGACACGGAGACGTCCCCGAGTCAGCCAGAGGAGAGCCTCCGCGCCGAGGATCCCACAAGCCAGGAGTCCGACGACGACTCCAAGCCGCCCGAGCGGCGCGCACGCCGCCGCGACCGGCGCTCAGTCCCCAGCTGGGACGAGATCGTCTTCGGCGCCCGGCCGGACTGA
- a CDS encoding DUF4193 domain-containing protein codes for MATDYDAPRKNEEDLNEDSIEELKARRSENAQPAVDEDEAEAAEGFELPGADLSGEELSVRVLPRQADEFTCSRCFLVHHRSQLAYEEAGQLVCSECAA; via the coding sequence ATGGCGACCGATTACGACGCACCGCGCAAGAACGAAGAGGACCTCAACGAGGACTCCATCGAAGAGCTCAAGGCACGACGCTCTGAGAATGCGCAACCTGCGGTAGACGAGGACGAGGCCGAGGCGGCCGAGGGCTTTGAGCTCCCGGGCGCCGACCTGTCAGGCGAGGAGCTCTCCGTACGAGTGCTTCCGCGTCAAGCTGACGAGTTCACCTGTTCCCGGTGTTTCCTCGTCCATCACCGCAGTCAGCTCGCCTACGAGGAGGCCGGTCAGCTCGTCTGCTCCGAGTGCGCCGCCTGA
- a CDS encoding DUF3093 domain-containing protein, producing MRYSERLVPGPGFHLISVLCGGAAALVFSLWGPLAATMAGVATVAAFSLLGIITAPQVRVIDGGDCADGGTADEARLRAGGATIPLSALGEIERLDEAGLKEWMGTRADARAHTCHRAWVRTGVRIAVADARDATPYWLVCTRRPEELEAVLSEARRQAAHSEQTS from the coding sequence GTGCGCTACTCGGAACGACTCGTCCCCGGCCCGGGCTTCCACCTGATCTCCGTGCTCTGCGGTGGCGCTGCGGCCTTGGTCTTCTCGCTGTGGGGCCCGCTTGCCGCCACGATGGCGGGGGTTGCGACGGTGGCGGCCTTCTCCCTGCTCGGCATCATCACCGCGCCGCAGGTCCGCGTCATCGATGGTGGGGATTGCGCCGATGGCGGCACTGCGGACGAGGCCCGTCTCCGTGCCGGTGGCGCCACGATCCCCCTGAGCGCCCTCGGTGAGATCGAGAGACTCGACGAGGCCGGTCTGAAGGAGTGGATGGGCACGCGCGCGGACGCCCGTGCACACACTTGCCATCGGGCGTGGGTGCGCACGGGCGTGCGAATTGCCGTAGCCGATGCGCGTGACGCCACACCGTACTGGTTGGTGTGCACGCGGCGGCCCGAGGAACTGGAGGCCGTGCTGTCCGAGGCCCGCCGTCAGGCGGCGCACTCGGAGCAGACGAGCTGA
- a CDS encoding DUF3710 domain-containing protein, protein MSWFSRRKRRTAETDEATPAGPIIPDHPGPYDISELPDLGARADLGALRVPVRPGMRLRLDMERKSRNIVAATLAGNGSSLQLQVFAAPRSAGLWDELREEIAESITTQRGTSEDVEGEFGHELLTRIPVRTPQGGVGHRPARFIGVDGPRWFLRAMLAGRAAVDEAAAAPYLDILRGVVVVRGPEAHAPREVLVLRHPGDAADEEVETTATDGTAVRP, encoded by the coding sequence ATGAGCTGGTTCTCGCGCCGAAAGCGCCGCACCGCCGAGACCGACGAGGCCACGCCCGCCGGACCGATCATCCCGGACCACCCCGGCCCCTACGACATCTCCGAGTTGCCGGACCTCGGCGCCCGAGCGGATCTGGGTGCTCTGCGTGTGCCGGTGCGCCCGGGGATGCGCCTGCGCCTGGACATGGAACGCAAGTCCCGCAACATCGTCGCGGCGACGCTCGCCGGCAATGGCTCATCGCTGCAGTTGCAGGTCTTTGCCGCCCCGCGGTCGGCGGGGCTGTGGGACGAGCTCCGCGAGGAGATCGCCGAGTCGATCACCACCCAGCGTGGTACCAGCGAGGACGTGGAGGGCGAGTTCGGCCATGAGCTGCTCACCCGTATTCCCGTGCGCACACCACAGGGGGGAGTCGGGCACCGCCCGGCACGGTTCATCGGGGTCGACGGGCCGCGATGGTTCCTGCGCGCGATGCTTGCGGGCCGCGCAGCGGTCGACGAAGCCGCCGCCGCTCCCTATCTCGACATCTTGCGCGGCGTGGTGGTGGTGCGCGGCCCCGAGGCCCACGCACCCCGCGAGGTGCTGGTGCTGCGTCACCCCGGAGACGCGGCGGATGAAGAGGTGGAGACCACCGCAACAGATGGCACCGCGGTGCGCCCGTGA
- a CDS encoding DUF3159 domain-containing protein produces MSTPHEEPAEAVREAAARSKFRQLNAEQYSVKEAIGGVRGMVESVLPGAVFVVAFIITRDLMPPLIASLSVAAVLTLVRLIQRTPVSQALSGLVGVAIGVVWALVTGEPEDFFVMGLVINAAYLLAVLLSILVRWPVVGVVVALLRGDGFAWRTDPEQSLRRRRFTQATWVWVGMFALRLAVQVPLYLSAAVAWLGTARLAMGIPLWALVLYLTWLLVREPATPEATESAAATEPAPVIIDDSSRD; encoded by the coding sequence GTGAGTACCCCGCATGAGGAGCCGGCCGAGGCGGTCCGGGAGGCAGCTGCCCGATCGAAGTTCCGGCAGCTGAATGCCGAGCAGTACTCGGTCAAGGAAGCCATCGGCGGCGTGCGCGGGATGGTCGAGTCGGTGCTCCCGGGCGCGGTCTTCGTCGTCGCTTTCATCATCACGCGGGATCTCATGCCGCCGCTCATCGCCTCGCTCTCGGTCGCGGCGGTGCTGACGCTCGTGCGCCTGATCCAGCGCACCCCGGTCTCCCAGGCACTCAGCGGGCTCGTCGGTGTCGCGATCGGCGTGGTGTGGGCCCTGGTCACCGGCGAGCCCGAGGACTTCTTCGTCATGGGCCTGGTGATCAATGCGGCCTACCTGCTCGCTGTGCTCCTCTCGATCCTGGTGCGCTGGCCTGTGGTGGGTGTGGTGGTGGCGCTGCTACGTGGCGATGGCTTCGCCTGGCGCACCGATCCCGAGCAGAGCCTGCGTCGCCGCCGTTTCACCCAGGCCACCTGGGTGTGGGTGGGGATGTTCGCCCTACGTCTGGCCGTGCAGGTTCCGCTGTACCTCAGTGCTGCGGTGGCCTGGCTCGGCACCGCCCGACTGGCCATGGGGATACCGCTGTGGGCCCTGGTGCTGTATCTGACCTGGTTGCTGGTGCGCGAACCAGCCACCCCGGAGGCGACCGAGAGCGCCGCGGCCACCGAGCCGGCGCCCGTGATCATCGACGACTCCTCACGCGACTGA
- a CDS encoding class I SAM-dependent RNA methyltransferase — protein MPFTELLVGQPAHGGHCVARVPDGEGERVVFVRHALPGERVRVTITEHRSSFLRGEAVEILEPSADRVDSPWPEAGAGGVGGGELAHASLPAQRRWKQHVLAETLRRIGGPELAEQAGEVPEPRALPGDDEAGGLGYRTRVSLTVAQDGTAGMHAHRGHEVRSLGGMPLAAPGIADLDLLGPESPWRSLWHPGARLTAVAPSADEPLLLIDGKPASLPGRRRPRRSVRERVSTAVGPLDYRVDTAGFWQVHRQAPAVLAEEVLAAAAAGGDTANALAGAQILELYAGAGLLTLPLAHAVGASGAVMTVEGAASAVQDARRNLAGQNQVTLGQARIDAGTVREAAAEFGGAPDVVVLDPPRAGAGAEVMAAIAAVRARRVVLVSCDPAALARDAADALGRGYRVERMVPLDFFPHTHHVEVVTTLVR, from the coding sequence ATGCCGTTCACAGAGCTGCTCGTGGGCCAGCCGGCCCACGGCGGGCATTGCGTGGCGCGTGTCCCCGACGGCGAGGGGGAGCGTGTGGTGTTCGTGCGCCACGCGCTGCCCGGTGAGCGGGTGCGTGTGACGATCACCGAACATCGCTCGAGCTTCCTGCGCGGCGAGGCCGTCGAGATCCTCGAGCCCTCGGCGGACCGCGTGGATTCGCCCTGGCCGGAGGCCGGCGCCGGGGGCGTGGGGGGCGGTGAACTCGCGCACGCGAGCCTGCCCGCACAACGCCGGTGGAAGCAGCACGTGCTGGCCGAGACCCTGCGCCGGATCGGCGGGCCCGAACTCGCGGAGCAGGCGGGGGAGGTCCCCGAGCCACGGGCGCTGCCCGGTGATGACGAGGCCGGAGGCCTCGGCTATCGCACCAGGGTGAGCCTGACCGTGGCGCAGGACGGCACCGCTGGCATGCATGCCCACCGCGGGCACGAGGTCCGCTCGCTCGGCGGCATGCCCCTGGCGGCCCCGGGGATCGCGGATCTCGATCTCCTGGGGCCGGAGAGCCCTTGGCGGTCACTGTGGCACCCCGGCGCGCGGTTGACCGCGGTGGCACCCTCGGCCGATGAGCCTCTTCTCCTGATCGATGGCAAACCCGCCTCGTTACCAGGCCGCCGTCGTCCGCGCCGGAGTGTGCGCGAACGGGTGAGCACCGCTGTCGGTCCCCTCGACTACCGCGTGGACACAGCCGGCTTCTGGCAGGTCCATCGCCAGGCCCCCGCCGTCCTGGCCGAGGAGGTTCTTGCCGCCGCTGCGGCTGGAGGCGACACGGCGAACGCTCTTGCCGGCGCCCAGATCCTGGAGCTCTACGCCGGGGCTGGACTGCTGACCCTGCCCCTCGCTCACGCCGTGGGTGCGAGCGGTGCCGTCATGACGGTCGAGGGTGCAGCCAGCGCCGTCCAGGACGCCCGTCGCAACCTGGCCGGCCAGAATCAGGTCACGCTCGGACAGGCGCGTATTGACGCCGGTACGGTCCGCGAGGCGGCAGCTGAGTTCGGTGGTGCGCCCGACGTGGTGGTGCTCGACCCGCCGCGCGCCGGCGCCGGTGCGGAGGTCATGGCGGCGATCGCCGCGGTGCGGGCCCGCCGAGTCGTGCTCGTCTCCTGCGATCCGGCTGCACTGGCTCGTGACGCGGCCGACGCGCTGGGCCGCGGCTACCGGGTGGAGCGGATGGTGCCGCTGGACTTCTTCCCGCATACCCATCACGTCGAGGTTGTCACGACGCTCGTGCGCTGA